The following coding sequences are from one Coffea arabica cultivar ET-39 chromosome 11e, Coffea Arabica ET-39 HiFi, whole genome shotgun sequence window:
- the LOC113717627 gene encoding zinc finger protein JAGGED-like, which yields MRSEENPLDLNNLPEDYSKDGKQVIEDSSSYAAAGYRRKKSGAKDGKDDSGKVYECRFCSLKFCKSQALGGHMNRHRQERETETLNRARQLVFNNDPLLGQGPHHHHHHHLGQPMQQGGFHQTANLSDPTMPFRSVYPTRLFSGSTPTLLPQGQPSPQSPYMYSSPSRLVPFPSQFPAVNDYFVGHVVQGGNAAYSSCSPNQAEITGNNYTCIGAPVIGHAFNGSITRGSSTTDHHASGGGGVGADDVGGGRSREMTLYNNHDEGLNWGRSGSCTGGAGGTTQKRLDPSLINRFQDGF from the exons AT GAGATCAGAAGAAAACCCGCTAGACCTCAACAACTTACCAGAGGATTATAGTAAAGATGGCAAACAAGTCATAGAAGACAGCTCTTCATATGCTGCTG CAGGCTATAGGAGAAAGAAAAGCGGCGCTAAGGATGGAAAAGATGACAGTGGGAAGGTCTACGAATGTAGGTTTTGCTCCCTCAAGTTCTGCAAGTCTCAAGCTCTTGGGGGACACATGAATCGTCACCGCCAGG AGAGGGAGACAGAAACACTGAACCGGGCTCGTCAGCTGGTCTTCAATAACGATCCCTTATTAGGACAAGGACCtcatcaccaccaccaccaccacctagG CCAGCCAATGCAACAAGGAGGCTTTCATCAAACCGCGAATTTAAGTGATCCAACAATGCCATTTCGATCAGTCTACCCAACAAGGCTATTCTCGGGTTCCACCCCCACCTTGCTTCCACAAGGGCAACCATCACCTCAGTCACCCTACATGTATTCATCGCCTTCCCGGCTCGTTCCCTTTCCATCCCAGTTTCCAGCCGTGAACGACTACTTCGTCGGCCATGTCGTCCAGGGGGGAAACGCTGCTTACTCAAGCTGCAGTCCTAACCAAGCAGAAATTACTGGTAACAACTACACTTGCATTGGTGCACCGGTTATAGGGCACGCATTTAATGGAAGCATCACCCGAGGGAGTAGTACTACTGATCATCATGCCtcaggaggaggaggagttgGTGCTGATGATGTTGGTGGGGGTCGTAGTAGAGAAATGACACtgtataataatcatgacgaaGGATTAAATTGGGGACGGAGCGGCAGCTGCACAGGAGGAGCAGGAGGGACGACACAGAAACGTTTGGATCCTTCATTGATCAATCGGTTTCAAGATGGATTCTAG
- the LOC113719288 gene encoding WAT1-related protein At3g30340, producing MTKMVFNEWKPAVAMLGVYFAFAVVNVAMKKVLTEGMSNLLIVTYRQSISLIFLVPIAYFRERKYWRNITAVILCGLFCNALVGVTLTQYVFLTGLKYTSATYSTAFSNMIPVFTFVLALLLRQEKLDMKKKSGRVKVLGTLVCVGGALVLILYKGRIVLNAPKSPPILLEKAKNGRINWASIIGSTFPPIGNFLWASWFVMQARIGNMYPYQYSSTAMFSFFSAIQSGILCLVIDRHISWALKGSIQISSLIFAGIVGSGLGYVGMSWCVKERGPVFTSAFSPLIQVFVIIFDASLLHEQIGLGSILGSILVVIGMYTLLWGKGNEIDLHKNVPPANQEKDGDCDRTLPVTAPTAVSPTNSVPVTTPTAVSSTNSA from the exons ATGACTAAAATGGTGTTTAATGAGTGGAAACCTGCGGTTGCAATGCTGGGAGTTTATTTTGCTTTTGCAGTTGTTAATGTAGCTATGAAGAAGGTACTAACTGAGGGTATGAGCAATTTGCTAATTGTCACTTACAGGCAATCCATCTCCCTTATTTTCTTGGTCCCCATTGCCTATTTCCGGGAGAG GAAATACTGGAGGAATATCACAGCTGTCATATTGTGTGGTCTATTTTGCAATGCACTAGTAGG GGTCACACTTACTCAATATGTCTTCCTCACTggactcaaatatacatcagcAACATATTCTACTGCTTTCAGCAATATGATCCCTGTATTTACATTTGTTTTGGCACTGCTGCTTCG GCAGGAGAAATTggacatgaaaaagaaaagtggaAGGGTTAAGGTGTTAGGCACACTTGTCTGTGTTGGAGGAGCTTTAGTTCTGATACTATACAAAGGAAGGATTGTATTGAATGCTCCTAAATCACCACCTATTTTGCTTGAGAAAGCAAAGAATGGGAGGATAAATTGGGCTAGCATAATTGGTTCCACATTTCCACCTATAGGTAATTTTTTGTGGGCTTCATGGTTTGTGATGCAAGCTCGGATTGGCAACATGTACCCCTATCAATATTCTAGCACGGCCATGTTTTCCTTCTTCAGCGCCATCCAGTCAGGCATTCTGTGTCTTGTCATTGACAGACACATTTCATGGGCTCTCAAAGGATCAATTCAGATATCGAGTCTCATATTCGCG GGAATTGTGGGATCAGGTCTAGGCTATGTGGGAATGTCATGGTGTGTGAAAGAAAGAGGACCTGTTTTTACATCAGCATTTAGCCCTCTCATACAAGTTTTTGTGATCATCTTTGATGCCTCCTTGCTTCATGAACAGATAGGCCTCGGAAG CATTCTGGGATCCATTTTGGTTGTTATTGGAATGTATACTCTTCTGTGGGGAAAAGGCAATGAAATAGACCTTCACAAGAATGTTCCGCCAGCAAATCAAGAAAAAGATGGAGATTGCGATCGCACCTTGCCAGTCACTGCACCAACTGCTGTCAGCCCAACAAATTCTGTGCCAGTCACTACACCAACTGCTGTCAGCTCAACAAATTCTGCATGA
- the LOC113719289 gene encoding WAT1-related protein At3g30340-like, whose translation MDKRDCVDQWKPVAAMFGVCFALAIVNICLKKALNQGMSHLLIVTYRQSISTIFLTPLAHFWERKCWNNLTGGILCGLFFGGLLGATLTQYFFLVGLKNTSATYTCAFINMAPVFTFILALPLRQEKVNLKNTSGRAKVLGTLICVGGALVLILYKGMPVINAPISSPVMLQKAKHDTAKWVIGSIILALGGILWASWFLIQARIGKYYPYQYSSTAMLSFCSAVQSAILCAIIERPNSWTLKGPLQISSIIYAGVVGSGLCYVCMSWCVKQRGPVFTAAFSPFIQIFAAIFDVSLLHEQINLGSILGSILVVVGMYVLLWGKSKEVDLELDNRNVQEKVGDTNHALSVTTPIDAGSTTSA comes from the exons ATGGACAAAAGGGATTGTGTTGATCAATGGAAACCAGTGGCTGCAATGTTTGGCGTTTGTTTTGCTTTGGCTATTGTTAACATATGTCTCAAGAAAGCTCTGAATCAGGGAATGAGCCATTTGCTCATCGTCACTTACAGGCAGTCCATCTCCACCATTTTCTTGACCCCCCTTGCCCATTTCTGGGAAAG GAAATGCTGGAACAATCTCACAGGTGGCATATTATGTGGTCTTTTTTTCGGTGGACTACTTGG GGCCACGCTTACTCAATATTTCTTCCTTGTCGGGCTTAAAAATACATCAGCAACATACACTTGTGCTTTCATTAATATGGCGCCAGTTTTTACATTCATCCTGGCCCTGCCACTTAG GCAGGAAAAAGTTAACTTGAAAAACACGAGTGGAAGAGCAAAGGTGTTGGGCACACTAATTTGTGTTGGAGGAGCCTTAGTTCTAATTCTGTACAAAGGAATGCCAGTGATTAACGCGCCTATATCATCCCCTGTAATGCTCCAGAAAGCCAAGCATGACACAGCAAAATGGGTTATTGGTTCGATAATTCTTGCTTTGGGTGGCATTCTATGGGCTTCATGGTTTCTAATTCAAGCTAGGATTGGAAAGTATTACCCTTATCAGTATTCTAGCACAGCCATGCTGTCTTTCTGCAGTGCTGTCCAATCAGCCATCTTATGTGCTATCATCGAAAGACCGAATTCTTGGACCCTCAAAGGACCATTACAGATTTCTAGTATCATTTACGCT GGAGTTGTAGGATCAGGTCTGTGCTATGTATGCATGTCATGGTGCGTCAAACAACGGGGACCTGTTTTCACTGCAGCATTTAGCCCTTTCATACAAATTTTTGCTGCTATCTTCGATGTCTCATTACTTCATGAACAGATAAATCTTGGAAG CATTCTGGGATCCATTCTTGTTGTCGTTGGTATGTATGTACTCCTGTGGGGAAAAAGCAAGGAAGTAGACCTTGAGCTTGATAACAGGAATGTTCAAGAAAAAGTTGGAGATACCAACCACGCCTTGTCAGTCACTACGCCGATAGATGCCGGATCAACAACTTCTGCATAA